In Sphingomonas sp. JUb134, the sequence AAGTCCAGCCGCACCGCGGCCGAGGGCTTGGTCGGCGTCGCGGTTGCCGGCACCATCGGTGCTGCGGTCGAGGTCAACTCGGAAACCGACTTCGTCGCGAAGAACGAGCAGTTCCAGAACTTCGTCCGTGAAGTGACCCAGGTCGCGCTGTCGGTCGGCGACGATGTCGAGGCGATCAAGGCCGCGGCGATGCCGTCGGGCACCACCGTGGGCGACGTCCTCACCCACAACATCGCCACCATCGGCGAGAACCAGTCGCTCCGCCGCGCCAAGCGCCTCGAAGTGACCAGCGGTGCGATCGTCCCGTACGTCCACAACGCGACCTCGGCCGGCCTCGGCAAGATCGGCGTGCTCGTCGCGCTCGAATCGACCGCTCCGGACGAAGTGCTCCAGAAGCTCGGCAAGGACTTGGCGATGCACATCGCCGCGGCCTTCCCGCTGGCGCTGTCGGTCGACGCCCTCGACCCGGAAGTCGTCGAGCGCGAAGCTGCGGTTCTGCGTGAGAAGAACGCCGAAAAGATCGTCGGCAAGAGCGCCGAAGTGGCCGAGAAGATTCTCAACGGCCCGATCGAGAAGTTCAAGAAGGAGAACGCGCTCCTGACCCAGGCATTCGTCATGGACGGCAAGACGCCGGTTCAGGACGTGATCGCCAAGGCGGGCAAGGACGCCGGCGCCACCATCGTGCTGAAGGACTACGTCCGCTTCCAGCTCGGCGAGGGCATCGAGAAGGAAGAGAGCGACTTCGCGGCAGAGGTTGCGGCAACCGCCGGCCTCACCAAGTAAGTGTCGCTTTTCTCGCGATTTCTTCGGGCGGGCGCGGCTACCTTCGGGTGGTCGCGCCCGTCCTCGTATTCACGGGATCTGCACGGCATCTGCGCTTGGCATCGCAGCCGCTGCCGCCTAAGGTCCGCGCCATTCCCGAACCCCGTACGTACAAGGTGTCATGACCCTGCCTCGCTTCGATCGCATCCTTTTGAAACTCT encodes:
- the tsf gene encoding translation elongation factor Ts — translated: MAEITAAAVKELRERSGAGMMDCKKALAESGGDMEAAVDWLRTKGLAAAAKKSSRTAAEGLVGVAVAGTIGAAVEVNSETDFVAKNEQFQNFVREVTQVALSVGDDVEAIKAAAMPSGTTVGDVLTHNIATIGENQSLRRAKRLEVTSGAIVPYVHNATSAGLGKIGVLVALESTAPDEVLQKLGKDLAMHIAAAFPLALSVDALDPEVVEREAAVLREKNAEKIVGKSAEVAEKILNGPIEKFKKENALLTQAFVMDGKTPVQDVIAKAGKDAGATIVLKDYVRFQLGEGIEKEESDFAAEVAATAGLTK